In Synechococcus sp. CB0101, a genomic segment contains:
- a CDS encoding FeoA family protein has protein sequence MAASPRLVDLPTGATATVAALNADQGLRQRLEALGLRPGQGVQVLRRGWWSGPLHVRVGMTELMLRRRDAARVSLTA, from the coding sequence ATGGCTGCATCGCCCCGGCTGGTGGATCTGCCCACAGGTGCAACGGCCACGGTGGCGGCGCTCAACGCTGATCAGGGCCTGCGGCAGCGCCTTGAAGCGCTCGGCCTACGACCGGGACAAGGTGTTCAGGTGCTGCGCCGCGGCTGGTGGTCGGGCCCGCTGCATGTGCGCGTCGGCATGACGGAACTGATGCTGCGCCGCCGCGATGCCGCCCGGGTGAGCCTGACCGCGTGA
- a CDS encoding TolC family protein: protein MLRVRWAGLLWAALLPMGPLAAPAAPSGLPPSPGLLRSLAAFERDLQALDGALSPGAVAPERAFDLADPALRAPDPAALPLSASAVDQVQERVLSLAQALEVAVANNPELAERRAQIAQMRGLKRSVLGRFWPRLGLNLGGAFSQRSDTNLVLQDNAGLYPAVTTPPAPNPKSAFLVEQNGWSRIQTNRGSGWGSLDMDWELISFERGAALAEQDQRLSAALRQYGDALRELQLKVSEAYYGLQLAEQLLRIREAVVRNDSLVRDQVAALKGAGLVPRLDLLRAEAALQQSRFRQEQAEAMRLSRRQALTNLLNVAFGTLLVAETQVELQPAWPLPLDATVLAGLRDNPSLEQLAAERNALMRQADRRQAQLLPSLNLFAAGGGGTDVITKPVIDLEGCCSATNIPQLSGQSADWVAGLRLHWRLFDAGVSSGAAQASRAAAEAVLQRLARQRNQIRQELETAFYDYRASLSQLAAAEASYRASREAFRDARARYQLGLADYTDVSETITLLTRSMEGIAESTTLANLSYARMLRQLQPVPDQPQQDLTLPITLPAALVQQLQPQP, encoded by the coding sequence ATGTTGCGCGTCCGCTGGGCTGGGCTGCTCTGGGCCGCCCTGTTGCCGATGGGGCCTCTGGCAGCCCCAGCAGCTCCCAGCGGCCTGCCACCGTCGCCGGGTTTGCTGCGTTCGCTGGCCGCCTTCGAGCGCGATCTCCAGGCGTTGGATGGGGCGCTCAGTCCTGGTGCCGTTGCGCCTGAGCGTGCCTTCGATTTGGCGGATCCAGCCCTGCGCGCTCCCGATCCGGCTGCCTTGCCCCTCTCGGCCTCAGCTGTCGATCAGGTTCAAGAACGGGTGCTCTCCTTGGCGCAGGCTCTGGAGGTGGCGGTGGCCAACAATCCAGAGCTGGCTGAGCGGCGCGCCCAGATCGCCCAGATGCGTGGCCTCAAACGCTCGGTGCTAGGGCGCTTCTGGCCGCGGCTCGGGCTCAACCTGGGTGGTGCGTTCTCCCAGCGCAGCGACACCAACCTGGTGCTCCAGGACAACGCGGGTCTGTATCCCGCAGTCACCACGCCACCTGCGCCTAATCCCAAGTCGGCTTTTCTGGTGGAGCAGAACGGGTGGAGCCGCATCCAGACCAACCGCGGCAGCGGCTGGGGCAGCCTCGATATGGATTGGGAGCTGATCAGCTTCGAGCGGGGAGCCGCCCTGGCTGAACAGGATCAGCGCCTCTCGGCAGCCCTGCGCCAGTACGGCGATGCTCTGCGGGAGCTGCAACTGAAGGTGAGCGAGGCGTACTACGGCCTGCAGCTCGCTGAGCAGTTGCTCCGCATCCGTGAGGCGGTGGTGCGCAATGACAGCTTGGTGCGCGACCAGGTGGCAGCGCTCAAAGGTGCTGGCCTCGTGCCGAGGCTGGATCTGTTGCGGGCGGAGGCGGCGCTGCAGCAAAGCCGCTTCCGCCAGGAGCAGGCCGAGGCCATGCGCCTGAGCCGCCGCCAGGCCCTCACCAATCTGCTCAACGTGGCCTTTGGCACCCTGCTGGTGGCTGAAACGCAGGTGGAGCTGCAGCCGGCCTGGCCCTTGCCGCTGGATGCCACGGTGCTGGCCGGCCTGCGCGACAACCCTTCGCTGGAGCAGCTCGCGGCGGAGCGCAATGCGCTGATGCGTCAGGCCGATCGCCGCCAGGCGCAGTTGCTCCCGAGTTTGAACCTGTTTGCCGCCGGCGGTGGTGGCACGGATGTGATTACCAAGCCGGTGATTGACCTCGAGGGCTGTTGCTCCGCGACCAACATTCCCCAGCTCTCTGGTCAGAGCGCCGATTGGGTGGCCGGCCTGCGCCTGCACTGGCGTTTGTTTGATGCCGGGGTGTCGAGCGGAGCCGCCCAGGCGAGTCGCGCCGCCGCCGAGGCGGTGTTGCAGCGGCTGGCCCGCCAACGCAACCAGATTCGCCAGGAGCTCGAAACCGCCTTCTACGACTACCGCGCGTCGCTCAGCCAGCTCGCCGCGGCGGAGGCCTCCTATCGCGCCTCCCGGGAAGCCTTCCGTGATGCCCGCGCCCGCTACCAGCTGGGCTTGGCTGATTACACCGACGTGAGTGAAACGATCACCCTGCTCACCCGGTCGATGGAGGGCATCGCCGAATCCACCACCCTCGCCAACCTCAGCTATGCCCGCATGCTGCGGCAGCTGCAGCCGGTGCCCGATCAGCCGCAGCAGGATCTCACCCTGCCGATCACGCTGCCGGCTGCTCTGGTGCAGCAGCTGCAGCCTCAGCCGTAG
- a CDS encoding MBL fold metallo-hydrolase has translation MSRLQAQPTPAGRPPRLVQEGLWLFAPSRESQGGSAWWLEHPAGAGAGVLVDCPAFNDANLAFLQEKPSGCIVLTGRDGHGRLRRFQEALGWPVHVQEQEAYLLPGVQQLITFAAHAELEPGLRLLWTPGPTPGAAVLLAEQASILFCGRLLSPLAPGQAGPLRTRRSFHWGRWLRSLETLRTWLPPEQPQWLASGAGLGALRGEALVPSARLMLQQLDLTALADQHAV, from the coding sequence ATGTCACGGCTCCAAGCACAACCCACGCCCGCCGGTCGCCCGCCGCGGTTGGTTCAGGAGGGGCTCTGGTTGTTTGCGCCGAGCCGCGAGAGCCAGGGTGGCAGCGCCTGGTGGCTAGAGCATCCGGCTGGGGCCGGAGCTGGGGTCTTGGTTGATTGCCCCGCGTTTAACGACGCCAATCTGGCCTTCCTCCAGGAGAAGCCTTCCGGCTGCATCGTGCTGACGGGCCGGGATGGCCATGGCCGCTTGCGCCGGTTTCAGGAGGCCCTGGGCTGGCCGGTGCACGTGCAGGAGCAGGAGGCCTATCTGCTGCCGGGGGTGCAGCAGCTGATCACGTTTGCTGCCCACGCTGAGCTGGAGCCTGGCCTGCGGTTGTTGTGGACGCCCGGCCCCACGCCCGGTGCTGCGGTGCTCCTGGCTGAGCAAGCCTCGATCCTGTTCTGCGGCCGGCTGTTGAGCCCCCTGGCGCCTGGGCAGGCGGGGCCGCTGCGCACGCGCCGCAGTTTCCACTGGGGCCGCTGGTTGCGCAGCCTCGAGACCCTGCGCACCTGGCTGCCGCCGGAGCAGCCGCAGTGGCTGGCGAGTGGGGCTGGGCTGGGGGCATTGCGGGGTGAGGCGCTGGTGCCATCGGCGCGGTTGATGCTCCAGCAGCTCGACCTGACGGCCCTGGCCGATCAACACGCCGTTTAA
- the feoB gene encoding ferrous iron transport protein B, protein MSTVAVLGMPNTGKSTLFNRLTGHHAHIGNWPGLTVDLMQADLELAGHHLQLIDLPGIYDLRGLSDDEAVVRRFLEQTPVDLVLVVLNASQLDRQLRLALQVQQLGCPAVLALNMADEAARFGVRINASALSEAVGQPVLPLSAKYRQGLDTLQHALVAQLETSEAGAASVPEQLEERLAAMDADLDGAMADLVRRCVALPERWRDSRSRRLDAVLLHPLLGLPLFFLAMALMFQGIYAIGVPVQEALGSLLDQVGQGVLEPLLAPLPSLLQGFLLEGLYQGLGTVMAFLPVIALFFLAMGVVEDSGYLSRAAYLMDAFMERLGLDGRSFVLSLMGFGCNVPAILGTRVMRDRGLRLLSMLVIPFSLCSARLNVFLFMAAVFFPPRIGGLVIFGLYLMSFAAAMLTALLFRGRFPSNEPLVLELPPYRLPTAGQVLSRSWSEVKHFWLWSRRFIILGVVAVWLLNNLPVGVEPASSASLAGRLGQLMQPLLAPIGINPKLAVALLFGFIAKEIVLGGLAVIYGQADPGALGRAIASDVSWPQALSFMVFTLLYTPCLSTVAVIRSESKRLGFTVFSVAWSLLLAWLVSLVVYQGLMRLL, encoded by the coding sequence GTGAGCACCGTTGCCGTTCTCGGCATGCCCAACACGGGCAAGTCGACCCTGTTCAACCGACTCACGGGCCATCACGCGCACATCGGCAACTGGCCCGGTCTCACGGTGGACCTGATGCAGGCCGACCTGGAGCTGGCGGGGCATCACCTTCAACTGATCGATCTGCCGGGCATCTACGACCTGCGCGGCCTCAGTGACGACGAAGCCGTCGTGCGCCGCTTCCTCGAGCAGACCCCGGTGGATCTGGTGCTGGTGGTGCTCAATGCCAGTCAGCTCGACCGGCAGCTGCGCCTGGCGTTGCAGGTGCAACAGCTGGGTTGTCCAGCCGTTCTGGCACTCAACATGGCCGATGAGGCAGCGCGGTTTGGGGTGCGCATCAACGCCTCGGCCCTCAGTGAGGCCGTGGGCCAGCCGGTGCTGCCCCTGAGCGCGAAGTACCGCCAGGGCCTGGACACCCTGCAGCACGCCCTGGTCGCTCAGCTGGAGACCAGCGAGGCAGGGGCGGCCTCGGTACCGGAGCAGCTGGAGGAGCGGCTGGCGGCCATGGATGCCGATCTCGACGGCGCCATGGCGGATCTGGTCAGGCGTTGCGTGGCTCTTCCAGAGCGCTGGCGCGACAGCCGCAGCCGGCGCCTCGATGCGGTGTTGCTGCACCCATTGCTGGGGCTGCCACTGTTCTTCCTGGCCATGGCCCTGATGTTCCAGGGGATCTACGCCATCGGTGTGCCCGTGCAAGAGGCGCTCGGCAGCCTGCTGGATCAAGTCGGGCAGGGGGTGCTCGAGCCCTTGCTGGCTCCGTTGCCGAGCCTGCTCCAGGGATTCCTGCTGGAGGGCCTCTATCAAGGCCTGGGCACGGTGATGGCCTTCCTACCGGTGATCGCCCTGTTCTTCCTGGCCATGGGCGTGGTGGAAGACAGCGGCTATCTCTCGCGGGCCGCCTATCTGATGGATGCCTTCATGGAGCGGTTAGGCCTCGATGGCCGCAGCTTTGTGCTCTCGCTGATGGGTTTCGGCTGCAATGTGCCGGCGATCCTCGGCACACGGGTGATGCGCGATCGGGGCCTGCGGCTGCTCTCGATGCTGGTGATCCCCTTTTCGCTCTGCTCAGCCCGGCTGAACGTGTTTCTGTTCATGGCCGCGGTGTTTTTCCCGCCCCGAATTGGGGGTCTGGTGATCTTCGGGCTGTATCTGATGAGCTTCGCGGCGGCGATGCTCACGGCCCTGCTGTTCCGCGGCCGCTTCCCCAGCAACGAACCGCTGGTGCTGGAGCTGCCGCCCTACCGGCTGCCCACCGCTGGCCAGGTGCTCAGCCGCTCCTGGAGCGAAGTGAAGCATTTCTGGCTCTGGTCGCGCCGCTTCATCATCCTGGGGGTGGTGGCGGTGTGGCTGCTCAACAACCTGCCGGTGGGGGTGGAACCCGCCAGCAGCGCCAGCCTGGCGGGGCGGCTCGGGCAGCTCATGCAGCCGCTGCTAGCGCCCATCGGCATCAATCCCAAATTGGCGGTCGCCCTGCTGTTTGGCTTCATTGCCAAGGAGATCGTGCTGGGGGGCCTGGCCGTGATCTACGGCCAGGCGGATCCCGGAGCCCTAGGCCGCGCCATCGCCAGCGATGTGAGCTGGCCTCAGGCCCTCAGCTTCATGGTGTTCACGCTGCTCTACACGCCGTGCCTATCCACCGTGGCGGTGATTCGCAGCGAATCGAAGCGCCTGGGATTCACGGTATTCAGCGTGGCCTGGTCGCTGCTGCTGGCCTGGCTGGTGAGCCTGGTTGTGTATCAGGGGTTGATGCGGCTGCTCTGA
- a CDS encoding NHLP bacteriocin system secretion protein, whose protein sequence is MPALNLKPSLLSLRGWAQQQAADPDGQVLLSLISVGGLTALWALFWPVPTEVVGRGVVIVPGGATVLDSRAEGQIRELNVKVGDRVRKGQLLMVLDQPALEKQLERQERDLRELEQINGDLNRRDAIRLAAAREVRDTALRKLERERQRVRSLQGTYAQKVADFAHLAKTEVVAPLGQEVVATSDRNTQLQVELDELNIREKDVISAYTKVKLDIDTEQQQRRFRIDNTRREVRVSEARLKYEGNLTAKRDGSILDLQVIRGQTVKPGQRLGTLGAPAATDTNTQPPALQAIAYFHPADARRLQHGQGIEVVPDWQQRGRFGGIQGVVERVSLLPATPEDINTTMGNPPLAQSLVASGPVIRSSIKLLTKPNSDDGYRWTLSNGSSVFPIREGLTLKAHAYVEWRTPISYMLPILRDLTGTYRTPRLDQQQDQPSRRQEGTLP, encoded by the coding sequence ATGCCAGCGTTGAACCTCAAGCCATCCCTCCTGAGCCTGCGGGGCTGGGCGCAGCAGCAGGCCGCCGATCCCGATGGTCAGGTGCTGCTCAGCCTGATCAGCGTCGGCGGCCTTACCGCACTCTGGGCTCTGTTCTGGCCGGTGCCCACCGAGGTGGTCGGGCGAGGGGTGGTGATCGTGCCTGGCGGCGCCACCGTGCTCGACAGCCGCGCCGAAGGTCAGATCCGCGAGCTCAACGTGAAGGTGGGCGATCGGGTGCGCAAGGGGCAGCTGCTGATGGTGCTCGATCAGCCGGCACTGGAAAAACAGTTGGAACGCCAGGAGCGCGACCTGCGCGAACTCGAGCAAATCAACGGCGACCTGAACCGCCGCGACGCGATCCGCCTGGCGGCAGCCCGCGAGGTGCGCGATACAGCCCTACGGAAGCTGGAACGGGAGCGGCAACGGGTGCGCAGCCTGCAGGGCACCTATGCCCAGAAAGTGGCCGACTTCGCCCATCTCGCCAAAACGGAAGTGGTGGCCCCCCTGGGCCAGGAGGTGGTGGCCACCTCCGATCGCAACACCCAGCTGCAGGTGGAGCTCGATGAGCTCAACATCCGCGAAAAGGATGTGATCAGCGCCTACACCAAGGTGAAGCTCGACATCGACACCGAGCAGCAGCAGCGGCGCTTCCGCATCGACAACACCCGCCGTGAAGTGCGCGTGAGCGAGGCCCGCCTCAAATACGAGGGCAACCTCACCGCTAAACGCGACGGCAGCATCCTCGATCTGCAGGTGATCCGCGGCCAGACGGTGAAACCGGGGCAGCGCCTGGGCACCCTCGGCGCACCCGCTGCCACCGACACCAACACACAACCACCAGCGCTCCAGGCCATCGCCTACTTCCACCCCGCCGATGCCCGACGCCTGCAGCACGGCCAGGGCATTGAGGTGGTGCCCGACTGGCAGCAGCGCGGCCGCTTCGGCGGGATTCAGGGTGTTGTGGAACGGGTGAGCCTGCTGCCAGCCACCCCGGAAGACATCAACACCACCATGGGCAACCCACCCCTGGCCCAGTCGCTGGTGGCCAGTGGCCCGGTGATCCGCAGCAGCATCAAGCTGCTCACGAAGCCCAACAGCGACGACGGCTACCGCTGGACCCTCTCCAACGGCAGCAGCGTGTTTCCCATTCGCGAAGGCCTCACCCTCAAGGCGCACGCCTATGTGGAGTGGCGCACACCGATCAGCTATATGCTGCCGATCCTGCGCGATCTCACCGGTACCTACCGCACCCCCCGGCTCGACCAGCAGCAGGATCAACCCAGCCGACGCCAGGAGGGAACGCTGCCATGA
- the hemB gene encoding porphobilinogen synthase, with the protein MELTYRPRRLRRSPALRAMVRETSLSAADFIYPLFVHEGASNEPIGAMPGCQRWSLEGLVQEVGRAWDLGIRCVVLFPKVADGLKTEDGAECFNEGGLIPRAIRRLKEVHPGMAIMTDVALDPYSCDGHDGIVSGEGVVLNDETVAILCKQAVAQARAGADLIGPSDMMDGRVGAIREALDEEGFEHVGIISYTAKYASAYYGPFREALDSAPRAAASKPIPKDKSTYQMDPANAREAITEAQLDEQEGADIMMVKPGLAYLDIIHRLREESELPIAAYNVSGEYAMVKAAAEKGWIDERAVVLETLLCFKRAGADLILTYHACDAAEWLRQG; encoded by the coding sequence ATGGAGCTCACTTACCGCCCCCGTCGCCTGCGCCGTTCCCCTGCCTTGCGGGCGATGGTGCGCGAGACCTCCCTCAGCGCCGCCGACTTCATTTACCCCTTGTTTGTGCACGAGGGTGCCAGCAACGAGCCGATCGGCGCCATGCCCGGCTGCCAGCGTTGGAGCCTTGAGGGCCTGGTGCAGGAAGTGGGCCGCGCCTGGGATCTGGGCATCCGCTGCGTGGTGCTGTTCCCGAAGGTGGCCGATGGCCTCAAAACCGAAGACGGCGCCGAGTGCTTCAACGAAGGCGGCCTCATCCCCCGCGCCATCCGCCGGCTTAAGGAGGTGCATCCGGGGATGGCGATCATGACGGACGTCGCCCTGGATCCCTATTCCTGCGACGGCCACGACGGCATCGTCAGCGGCGAAGGGGTGGTGCTCAACGACGAAACCGTGGCGATCCTCTGCAAGCAGGCCGTGGCTCAGGCGCGCGCCGGTGCGGATTTGATCGGCCCCAGCGACATGATGGACGGCCGCGTCGGCGCCATCCGCGAAGCCCTCGATGAAGAAGGCTTCGAGCACGTGGGAATCATCAGCTACACCGCCAAATACGCCTCCGCCTACTACGGGCCCTTCCGCGAAGCTCTGGATTCAGCGCCTCGTGCTGCGGCCAGCAAGCCGATCCCCAAGGACAAATCCACCTATCAGATGGATCCGGCTAACGCCCGCGAAGCGATCACCGAGGCCCAGCTCGATGAGCAGGAAGGCGCCGACATCATGATGGTGAAGCCAGGACTGGCTTATCTCGACATCATTCACCGCTTGCGCGAAGAGAGCGAGCTGCCGATCGCGGCGTACAACGTGAGTGGTGAATACGCGATGGTGAAAGCGGCCGCCGAAAAGGGTTGGATCGATGAGCGGGCTGTGGTGCTGGAAACCCTGCTCTGCTTCAAGCGCGCCGGCGCCGATCTGATCCTTACGTATCACGCCTGTGATGCGGCTGAATGGCTGCGTCAGGGTTGA
- a CDS encoding HU family DNA-binding protein — MNKADLVNLVAARTELTKTDVAQVVDAAIDTIIDSVVEGKKVSILGFGSFEPRERSARQGLNPKTGDKIKIPAKRVPAFTAGKLFKDRVQG, encoded by the coding sequence ATGAACAAAGCTGATCTCGTCAACCTCGTTGCCGCCCGCACTGAGCTGACCAAAACCGACGTCGCCCAGGTGGTGGACGCTGCCATCGACACCATCATTGATTCCGTGGTGGAAGGCAAGAAGGTCTCGATCCTTGGTTTCGGTTCCTTCGAGCCCCGCGAGCGTTCTGCCCGTCAGGGTCTGAACCCCAAAACCGGCGACAAGATCAAAATCCCCGCCAAGCGCGTGCCTGCCTTCACCGCCGGCAAGCTGTTCAAGGACCGCGTGCAGGGCTGA
- a CDS encoding VOC family protein: protein MSSTHRLGHVALRVQDMDRAKAFYLGLGLRLTWDADDWCYVQWPHSGEGIALLSPDYRAAGPHFAFHFQERGEVDRIREQLVQQGHSCGPVHDHRDGTASFYMQDPEGNWLEMLYEPAEGLPSNVGAEPIAVGRA, encoded by the coding sequence ATGTCCTCCACCCACCGACTCGGCCATGTCGCCCTGCGGGTGCAGGACATGGATCGCGCCAAGGCTTTTTATCTGGGGCTGGGCCTAAGGCTCACCTGGGATGCCGACGACTGGTGCTACGTCCAGTGGCCCCACAGCGGTGAAGGGATCGCCCTGCTGAGCCCGGACTACCGCGCCGCCGGCCCCCACTTCGCTTTCCACTTCCAGGAGCGGGGCGAGGTGGATCGGATCCGCGAGCAGCTGGTGCAGCAGGGGCACAGCTGCGGTCCGGTGCATGACCACCGCGATGGCACCGCCTCCTTCTACATGCAGGATCCGGAGGGGAACTGGCTGGAGATGCTTTACGAGCCGGCCGAAGGGCTTCCCTCCAACGTCGGTGCTGAACCGATCGCTGTAGGTCGCGCGTGA
- the gluQRS gene encoding tRNA glutamyl-Q(34) synthetase GluQRS, with the protein MLEGRLAARPSAVLPDHLQRQLACRQGYRGRYAPSPTGRLHLGNLRTALLSWLITRLQGGEWVLRIDDLDTPRNRAGAEASILSDLRGLGLEWDGPLIRQSERRGLYASVLSALRRQGRLYPCRCSRRMLADVSAPHGSTQVYPGFCRDRATGWGPQQGRLPSWRLRLQPGALLWPEQLAGSGSLQAETEVGDVVLRRADGFLAYHLATAVDELALGITDVVRGSDLWSATAPQVAVMHELAGEPPRYWHLPLWRDEQGQRLSKRDGGFGLDSLVAQGLDAPGVVGLMAASLQLVPAGTRLSSQELLQHCSLEALQTALQRQA; encoded by the coding sequence ATGCTTGAGGGGCGTCTTGCTGCCCGCCCCAGCGCCGTGTTGCCCGACCACCTGCAGCGCCAACTCGCCTGCCGGCAGGGCTATCGAGGGCGTTATGCCCCTTCCCCCACCGGTCGGCTCCACCTCGGCAATCTCCGCACGGCCCTGCTCTCTTGGCTGATCACCCGTTTGCAGGGCGGAGAGTGGGTGCTGCGGATCGACGATCTCGACACCCCGCGTAACCGTGCCGGCGCCGAAGCCTCGATCCTCAGCGATCTCAGGGGGTTGGGCCTGGAGTGGGATGGCCCCTTGATCCGCCAGAGCGAGCGGCGTGGGCTGTACGCCAGCGTGCTGTCGGCCCTGCGACGCCAAGGGCGGCTTTACCCCTGCCGCTGTAGTCGCCGCATGTTGGCGGATGTGTCAGCACCTCACGGCAGCACACAGGTGTATCCCGGCTTTTGCCGAGATCGCGCCACAGGTTGGGGGCCGCAGCAGGGGCGGCTGCCCAGCTGGCGCCTGCGCCTCCAGCCGGGTGCCTTGCTCTGGCCTGAGCAGTTGGCCGGCAGCGGCAGCCTCCAGGCCGAAACGGAGGTGGGCGATGTGGTGTTGCGCCGCGCCGATGGCTTTCTGGCCTATCACCTGGCCACCGCGGTGGATGAGCTGGCTCTGGGCATCACCGATGTGGTGCGCGGCAGTGATCTCTGGAGTGCCACGGCGCCGCAGGTGGCCGTGATGCACGAACTGGCTGGTGAGCCGCCGCGCTACTGGCACCTGCCGCTGTGGCGGGATGAGCAGGGCCAGCGGCTCTCCAAACGCGATGGCGGCTTCGGGCTCGACAGCTTGGTGGCGCAAGGGCTGGATGCCCCTGGCGTGGTGGGGTTGATGGCGGCGAGTTTGCAGTTGGTGCCCGCTGGCACCCGGCTCAGCAGCCAAGAGCTCTTGCAACACTGCAGCCTTGAGGCGCTGCAGACCGCGCTTCAGCGGCAGGCCTGA